The following are from one region of the Denitrobacterium detoxificans genome:
- the dmsD gene encoding Tat proofreading chaperone DmsD, translating into MTQSQPEITQEQLEAIAFVGNTLGPLFYHDPASGTTDALFEALGGINVTETAAAWPFAKEAESAEALEQIVAALREVKDDKTALAEEFRRLFVGPARKAAAPWGSVYTDRESVIFGKTCLDLRDWMGEHGIEAVVKEKHEPEDHIGLMLMLAAWIATNRPELTREYLELHLLTWAPHFLELMQQEAKHPFYQGLAQLTHATLVGAQEELALDVTVPRFFR; encoded by the coding sequence ATGACGCAAAGCCAACCCGAAATTACGCAAGAGCAGCTCGAGGCCATCGCCTTCGTGGGTAACACGCTGGGCCCGCTGTTCTACCACGACCCCGCAAGCGGCACCACCGACGCGCTCTTCGAGGCGCTTGGCGGCATCAACGTCACCGAGACCGCTGCTGCCTGGCCTTTCGCAAAGGAAGCCGAGAGCGCAGAAGCACTTGAGCAAATCGTTGCGGCTCTGCGCGAAGTGAAGGACGACAAGACGGCTCTGGCCGAGGAGTTCCGTCGCTTGTTCGTGGGACCGGCGCGCAAAGCCGCCGCACCCTGGGGCTCGGTCTACACCGACCGCGAGAGCGTCATCTTCGGCAAGACCTGCCTTGACCTGCGCGATTGGATGGGCGAGCACGGGATCGAGGCAGTCGTGAAGGAAAAGCATGAACCCGAGGACCACATAGGCCTCATGCTCATGCTGGCGGCATGGATCGCAACGAACCGACCCGAGCTCACCCGCGAGTATCTGGAGCTGCACCTGCTCACGTGGGCGCCGCATTTCCTGGAGCTCATGCAGCAAGAAGCGAAACACCCCTTTTACCAGGGCCTCGCCCAGCTCACACACGCAACGCTCGTAGGAGCCCAGGAGGAGCTCGCACTCGACGTAACCGTCCCGCGCTTCTTCCGCTAG